A single region of the Anoplolepis gracilipes chromosome 1, ASM4749672v1, whole genome shotgun sequence genome encodes:
- the LOC140672203 gene encoding uncharacterized protein isoform X1 produces the protein MANNSRGIPRIQVFRPTYEEFKNFTEYVEYMESQGAHKAGLAKVIPPPEWIPRKKGYDLNDLDLIIPAPICQVVTGKQGLYQQINIQKKSMTVQEYSKLANSERYTTPRHFDYEDLERKYWKNITYVAPIYGADVSGSLTDPDVKEWNINHLGTILDYVNKDYGISIDGVNTAYLYFGMWKTTFAWHTEDMDLYSINYLHFGAPKTWYAIPPEHGRRLERLASGFFPSSYQSCQAFLRHKMSLISPQILRQYSIPCNKITQEAGEIMITFPYGYHAGFNHGFNCAESTNFAAPRWVEYGKRATQCSCSKDMVKISMDTFVKRFQPERYDLWLRGEDVGPHPEDPRQTAAPMPSQMDLLCNSNSNGQLPQSYLNAAPKNKRHMIHKKKNMGTHPGVNMEELVNRADIPPDIKKALLEFEDIEEPIDEPDEQQLQVLEDIWLKAGEMDVDEASVYDDGYNRKKSRKKKRKQSGNREKKLKVESKSKKEANKIVTLQDVVKFEIKTEVDDMSTFEDMSQENSDEIPVIQGNYNDNIIIENDPLEDPIEDPLKINLPEVVDKSIKKRKKHLSGQKNVRLRHAKINSNMYKNKSKHDNISLYTDTSTLDGSNVSVQHRNIALPDVHSIHTVKDISNYQGKINALPGNIISIGNELSMTNMKDKTIVNITNSGQTTNFGCNDDKGMTEMLINNTVEDRATNSLLKDIKNDTICKIQCPMKRNYDAIVQKTSGYQNESTKNVTLMKQNTYAKFKTTATSTKHGSIKNKNLIKAPRLSVPSHLSPRVSQPENTAACSLHSTADMNISNITILSDSQPASTNIIHAPPSLLYPNTTFHHANPPFQNSNPPILQNELEVSHIGNDNTPENIPQLEDFSFIIPGTTTFPVIKSEGNNSLFLNNLLSPSTFNQYSNLKSKPLGKPMSTIDTSKECARKFWKDNPHVRYSRVAPKPVQMPDVIVNKGIIHIQKPPLSMLPKTNTMFMSRSAMCSYPQIGPVNNNMTYLQSTDTSTTANSVSVTVPNSPKQTKGVSRQKSQKGQTSRKKSSMKNNKSNNNTIINTTRTNVASTSIGTQVNHPIDLPALTYNLPNADTDLLLRITNTQGTIYSNMHSSSEKKPAVSELTQPSESENITSSNISDNKAQDLIKAVHTPNLSPSNMKQKQISILRKKSKEKSKKSTTKKKQTTTIAVEVTRDQIDAMSTQFADVSQSSGNSQPVTSMIPGHISEMIYPNIPNNDLLRAFNNYWSAQVSHCAVCATFASSTSGNSRVMPPDWRYCQSTTLPESTTIWISASIFAANSKEQAMEPENNKLLRCRECHVTVHASCYGITILPTDIRNWACDRCKAGRNDVMCCLCPMFGGPLKRTSDSRWAHILCTLMVPGATFKDAINKDPINVLTIMADSCHKKCYFCGQDGGACLKCNQCTNVFHPSCGLAAGATFIIPVYNSQKLQVTCNGHDEGKGKIPQIRQGEIVWAKHRNTRYYQAKVESIQDILFYMVTFNDNSFSDDLYPSDIINYDPGNTPPPGAAVTVNWTDGQTYDGVFEGTNHRIMFTVIFEDGSQLVLKRNEIHSLQEDMPKRVRSRLSVATEMKHRCHLYGTEDVTEAQRKVKHTMKAYD, from the exons atGGCCAATAATTCAAGAGGAATACCTCGCATACAGGTCTTTCGACCGACAtatgaagaatttaaaaatttcacagaATATGTGGAATATATGGAGAGTCAAGGAGCTCATAAAGCTGGCTTGGCAAAAGTAATACCACCACCAGAATGGATTCCAAGGAAAAAGGGCTATGACCTAAATGATCTAGATCTCATTATCCCAGCACCGATCTGTCAAGTTGTCACTGGAAAGCAAGGCCTTTATCAACAGATCAATATTCAAAAGAAATCAATGACCGTCCAAGAGTATAGTAAATTGGCCAATTCTGAACGTTATACCACTCCTCGTCACTTTGATTATGAGGATCTAGAGAGGAAATATTGGAAGAACATAACATATGTAGCGCCAATATATGGTGCGGATGTATCTGGTTCTTTAACTGATCCGGATGTAAAGGAGTGGAATATCAATCATTTGGGGACAATTCTGGATTATGTTAACAAAGACTATGGTATATCTATTGATGGCGTCAATACAGCTTATCTGTATTTTGGAATGTGGAAAACCACATTTGCCTGGCACACGGAGGACATGGAtctttattctataaattatcttcATTTTGGTGCGCCTAAAACATGGTATGCCATACCTCCGGAACATGGACGTAGATTAGAGAGACTAGCCAGCGGATTTTTCCCCTCGAGTTATCAGAGTTGCCAGGCCTTTTTGCGTCACAAAATGTCTCTCATATCCCCTCAAATATTAAGACAATATTCTATTCCATGCAACAAG atAACGCAAGAAGCTGGAGAAATAATGATTACCTTTCCATATGGTTATCATGCTGGTTTTAATCATGGATTTAATTGCGCCGAATCCACTAATTTTGCGGCACCTAGGTGGGTAGAATATGGGAAAAGAGCTACGCAGTGTTCTTGCAGTAAGGACATGGTCAAGATATCTATGGATACGTTTGTCAAACGCTTTCAACCAGAAAG GTATGATTTATGGCTACGTGGTGAAGATGTTGGTCCCCATCCTGAGGATCCTAGACAAACTGCTGCACCAATGCCATCACAAATggatttattatgtaatagcAATAGCAATGGTCAATTGCCACAGAGCTATTTGAATGCAGCACCAAAAAATAAGCGACATATGATtcataagaaaaagaatatggGCACACATCCTGGTGTTAATATGGAAGAGTTAGTGAATCGTGCGGATATTCCTCCGGATATTAAAAAGGCTTTACTCGAATTTGAAGACATAGAAGAGCCAATAGATGAGCCGGATGAACAACAATTACAAGTTTTAGAAGATATTTGGTTAAAAGCAGGAGAAATgg atgttGACGAGGCATCTGTGTATGACGATGGTTATAATCGTAAGAAGAgcagaaagaagaagagaaaacaaagcggaaatagagaaaaaaaattgaaggttGAATCAAAATCTAAAAAGGAAGCCAACAAAATTGTTACTCTACAGGATGTggttaaatttgaaataaaaactgaagTTGATGACATGAGTACTTTTGAAGACATGTCCCAGGAAAATAGCGACGAAATTCCTGTGATTCAAGGAAATTACAatgacaatattataatagaaaatgatCCTTTAGAAGATCCTATAGAAGATCCTCTGAAGATAAATTTACCTGAAGTTGTCGACAAGTCTAtcaaaaagaggaagaagcaTTTGAGTGGGCAGAAGAACGTAAGATTGAgacatgcaaaaataaattcaaacatgtacaaaaataaatccaaACATGATAATATATCACTCTATACTGACACATCGACTTTAGATGGTTCAAATGTCAGTGTGCAACATAGAAATATAGCGCTACCTGATGTTCATAGTATTCATACTGTAAAAGATATATCTAACTATCaaggaaaaattaatgcattacctggaaatattatttcgattGGTAATGAGCTCAGTATGACAAATATGAAGGATAAAACTATCGTAAATATAACCAACAGTGGTCAAACAACAAACTTTGGCTGTAACGACGATAAAGGGATGACAGAAATGTTAATAAACAATACAGTGGAAGATAGAGCGACAAATAGTTTATTGAAAGACATAAAAAATGACACAATTTGCAAAATCCAATGTCCAATGAAAAGGAATTATGATGCTATAGTACAAAAAACTTCTGGATATCAAAATGAAAGTACAAAAAACGTTACTCTTATgaaacaaaatacatatgccAAGTTCAAAACTACTGCAACGTCCACAAAACAtggatcaataaaaaataaaaatctgataaaagCACCTCGATTAAGTGTACCGTCTCATTTATCACCGAGGGTTTCACAGCCTGAAAATACTGCTGCATGTAGTTTGCACTCGACTGCTGATatgaatatatcaaatattacgaTTTTGTCAGATTCGCAACCTGCATccacaaatataatacatgctcCACCTTCATTACTCTATCCAAATACAACTTTCCATCACGCAAACCCTCCTTTTCAAAATTCTAATCCTCCGATTTTGCAGAATGAATTAGAAGTGTCGCATATTGGAAATGATAATACACCAGAAAATATACCACAATTAGAGGATTTTTCGTTTATCATACCTGGTACTACTACTTTTCCAGTTATTAAGTCAGAAGGTAATAATTCCTTGTTTTTGAATAATCTTTTGTCTCCGTCGACGTTTAATCAATACAGCAATCTGAAATCAAAACCGTTGGGCAAGCCAATGTCTACGATTGATACGTCCAAGGAATGCGCAAGAAAATTCTGGAAGGATAATCCGCATGTTCGTTATTCGAGAGTTGCTCCTAAACCGGTTCAAATGCCTGATGTCATAGTAAATAAAGGCATTATTCATATTCAAAAACCGCCGTTATCTATGTTACCAAAGACAAATACAATGTTTATGTCACGCTCTGCCATGTGTAGTTATCCTCAAATTGGACCTGTCAATAACAACATGACGTATTTACAAAGTACTGATACATCGACTACTGCGAATTCTGTATCCGTAACTGTTCCAAACAGCCCGAAACAAACTAAGGGTGTATCGCGCCAAAAGTCGCAGAAAGGACAAACATCGCGTAAAAAGTCATCTATGAAGAATAACAAGTCGAACAAtaacacaattataaataCGACTCGAACAAATGTCGCGAGTACTTCCATCGGAACACAAGTTAACCATCCTATCGACCTACCTGCATTGACCTATAATCTGCCTAATGCGGACACGGATCTTCTATTGCGAATTACAAATACACAAGGGACAATATATTCGAATATGCATTCTTCGAGCGAAAAGAAACCGGCTGTAAGTGAACTTACGCAACCTAGCGAAAGCGAAAATATAACAAGTTCCAATATATCCGACAATAAGGCGCAGGACTTAATAAAGGCGGTTCATACTCCGAATTTATCCCCATCTAATAtgaaacaaaaacaaatatctATCTTGAGAAAGAAATCCAAAGAAAAGTCGAAGAAATCTACAACAAAGAAAAAGCAAACGACGACTATTGCTGTTGAAGTTACGAGAGATCAAATCGATGCAATGTCAACCCAATTTGCCGATGTCTCGCAATCCAGTGGCAATTCCCAACCAGTTACATCAATGATACCGGGACACATTTCAGAGATGATTTACCCGAATATACCGAATAACGATCTATTGAGagcgtttaataattattggagCGCCCAAGTTTCGCACTGTGCAGTGTGCGCCACTTTTGCCTCTTCTACGAGCGGAAACAGTAGAGTAATGCCACCTGATTGGAGGTATTGCCAATCAACTACATTACCTGAAAGCACGACGATATgg ATATCTGCCAGTATTTTTGCGGCCAATTCTAAGGAACAGGCTATGGAGCCGGAAAACAACAAACTCCTGCGATGTAGAGAGTGCCACGTGACTGTTCACGCGTCCTGCTACGGTATAACTATATTACCTACAGATATCCGAAATTGGGCCTGCGACAGATGTAAAGCCGGTAGAAACGATGTA ATGTGTTGTTTATGCCCGATGTTCGGCGGTCCGTTGAAACGTACCAGCGACAGCCGATGGGCACACATCTTGTGCACGCTTATGGTACCGGGAGCTACTTTCAAGGATGCTATAAATAAAGATCCCATCAATGTGTTGACGATTATGGCGGACTCGTGTCACAAGAAATGTTACTTCTGCGGACAGGATGGCGGAGCGTGTCTGAAATGTAATCAATGTACCAACGTGTTTCATCCCTCTTGTGGTCTTGCAGCGGGTGCCACATTTATTATACCGGTATACAACTCGCAAAAACTTCAG GTAACATGTAACGGACACGACGAGGGCAAGGGAAAAATACCGCAGATAAGGCAGGGTGAAATCGTTTGGGCAAAACATCGAAATACCAGATATTATCAAGCCAAAGTCGAATCTATTcaagatattcttttttacatgGTTACATTTAATGATAACAGCTTCAGCGATGATTTATATCCTTCTGATATAATT AATTATGATCCTGGAAATACACCGCCACCCGGAGCTGCGGTGACTGTAAATTGGACAGATGGACAAACATATGATGGTGTCTTTGAAGGTACAAATCATCGGATAATGTTTACT GTGATTTTCGAGGACGGCTCGCAACTCGTTTTAAAGCGCAACGAAATTCACAGTTTACAAGAAGATATGCCAAAAAGAGTGCGTTCTCGTTTG TCTGTTGCGACTGAAATGAAGCACCGATGTCATCTTTATGGTACAGAAGATGTAACGGAGGCGCAAAGAAAAGTGAAACATACAATGAAAGCTTACGATTGA
- the LOC140672203 gene encoding uncharacterized protein isoform X2, translating into MANNSRGIPRIQVFRPTYEEFKNFTEYVEYMESQGAHKAGLAKVIPPPEWIPRKKGYDLNDLDLIIPAPICQVVTGKQGLYQQINIQKKSMTVQEYSKLANSERYTTPRHFDYEDLERKYWKNITYVAPIYGADVSGSLTDPDVKEWNINHLGTILDYVNKDYGISIDGVNTAYLYFGMWKTTFAWHTEDMDLYSINYLHFGAPKTWYAIPPEHGRRLERLASGFFPSSYQSCQAFLRHKMSLISPQILRQYSIPCNKITQEAGEIMITFPYGYHAGFNHGFNCAESTNFAAPRWVEYGKRATQCSCSKDMVKISMDTFVKRFQPERYDLWLRGEDVGPHPEDPRQTAAPMPSQMDLLCNSNSNGQLPQSYLNAAPKNKRHMIHKKKNMGTHPGVNMEELVNRADIPPDIKKALLEFEDIEEPIDEPDEQQLQVLEDIWLKAGEMDVDEASVYDDGYNRKKSRKKKRKQSGNREKKLKVESKSKKEANKIVTLQDVVKFEIKTEVDDMSTFEDMSQENSDEIPVIQGNYNDNIIIENDPLEDPIEDPLKINLPEVVDKSIKKRKKHLSGQKNVRLRHAKINSNMYKNKSKHDNISLYTDTSTLDGSNVSVQHRNIALPDVHSIHTVKDISNYQGKINALPGNIISIGNELSMTNMKDKTIVNITNSGQTTNFGCNDDKGMTEMLINNTVEDRATNSLLKDIKNDTICKIQCPMKRNYDAIVQKTSGYQNESTKNVTLMKQNTYAKFKTTATSTKHGSIKNKNLIKAPRLSVPSHLSPRVSQPENTAACSLHSTADMNISNITILSDSQPASTNIIHAPPSLLYPNTTFHHANPPFQNSNPPILQNELEVSHIGNDNTPENIPQLEDFSFIIPGTTTFPVIKSEGNNSLFLNNLLSPSTFNQYSNLKSKPLGKPMSTIDTSKECARKFWKDNPHVRYSRVAPKPVQMPDVIVNKGIIHIQKPPLSMLPKTNTMFMSRSAMCSYPQIGPVNNNMTYLQSTDTSTTANSVSVTVPNSPKQTKGVSRQKSQKGQTSRKKSSMKNNKSNNNTIINTTRTNVASTSIGTQVNHPIDLPALTYNLPNADTDLLLRITNTQGTIYSNMHSSSEKKPAVSELTQPSESENITSSNISDNKAQDLIKAVHTPNLSPSNMKQKQISILRKKSKEKSKKSTTKKKQTTTIAVEVTRDQIDAMSTQFADVSQSSGNSQPVTSMIPGHISEMIYPNIPNNDLLRAFNNYWSAQVSHCAVCATFASSTSGNSRVMPPDWRYCQSTTLPESTTIWISASIFAANSKEQAMEPENNKLLRCRECHVTVHASCYGITILPTDIRNWACDRCKAGRNDVMCCLCPMFGGPLKRTSDSRWAHILCTLMVPGATFKDAINKDPINVLTIMADSCHKKCYFCGQDGGACLKCNQCTNVFHPSCGLAAGATFIIPVYNSQKLQVTCNGHDEGKGKIPQIRQGEIVWAKHRNTRYYQAKVESIQDILFYMVTFNDNSFSDDLYPSDIINYDPGNTPPPGAAVTVNWTDGQTYDGVFEGTNHRIMFTVIFEDGSQLVLKRNEIHSLQEDMPKRVRSRLRH; encoded by the exons atGGCCAATAATTCAAGAGGAATACCTCGCATACAGGTCTTTCGACCGACAtatgaagaatttaaaaatttcacagaATATGTGGAATATATGGAGAGTCAAGGAGCTCATAAAGCTGGCTTGGCAAAAGTAATACCACCACCAGAATGGATTCCAAGGAAAAAGGGCTATGACCTAAATGATCTAGATCTCATTATCCCAGCACCGATCTGTCAAGTTGTCACTGGAAAGCAAGGCCTTTATCAACAGATCAATATTCAAAAGAAATCAATGACCGTCCAAGAGTATAGTAAATTGGCCAATTCTGAACGTTATACCACTCCTCGTCACTTTGATTATGAGGATCTAGAGAGGAAATATTGGAAGAACATAACATATGTAGCGCCAATATATGGTGCGGATGTATCTGGTTCTTTAACTGATCCGGATGTAAAGGAGTGGAATATCAATCATTTGGGGACAATTCTGGATTATGTTAACAAAGACTATGGTATATCTATTGATGGCGTCAATACAGCTTATCTGTATTTTGGAATGTGGAAAACCACATTTGCCTGGCACACGGAGGACATGGAtctttattctataaattatcttcATTTTGGTGCGCCTAAAACATGGTATGCCATACCTCCGGAACATGGACGTAGATTAGAGAGACTAGCCAGCGGATTTTTCCCCTCGAGTTATCAGAGTTGCCAGGCCTTTTTGCGTCACAAAATGTCTCTCATATCCCCTCAAATATTAAGACAATATTCTATTCCATGCAACAAG atAACGCAAGAAGCTGGAGAAATAATGATTACCTTTCCATATGGTTATCATGCTGGTTTTAATCATGGATTTAATTGCGCCGAATCCACTAATTTTGCGGCACCTAGGTGGGTAGAATATGGGAAAAGAGCTACGCAGTGTTCTTGCAGTAAGGACATGGTCAAGATATCTATGGATACGTTTGTCAAACGCTTTCAACCAGAAAG GTATGATTTATGGCTACGTGGTGAAGATGTTGGTCCCCATCCTGAGGATCCTAGACAAACTGCTGCACCAATGCCATCACAAATggatttattatgtaatagcAATAGCAATGGTCAATTGCCACAGAGCTATTTGAATGCAGCACCAAAAAATAAGCGACATATGATtcataagaaaaagaatatggGCACACATCCTGGTGTTAATATGGAAGAGTTAGTGAATCGTGCGGATATTCCTCCGGATATTAAAAAGGCTTTACTCGAATTTGAAGACATAGAAGAGCCAATAGATGAGCCGGATGAACAACAATTACAAGTTTTAGAAGATATTTGGTTAAAAGCAGGAGAAATgg atgttGACGAGGCATCTGTGTATGACGATGGTTATAATCGTAAGAAGAgcagaaagaagaagagaaaacaaagcggaaatagagaaaaaaaattgaaggttGAATCAAAATCTAAAAAGGAAGCCAACAAAATTGTTACTCTACAGGATGTggttaaatttgaaataaaaactgaagTTGATGACATGAGTACTTTTGAAGACATGTCCCAGGAAAATAGCGACGAAATTCCTGTGATTCAAGGAAATTACAatgacaatattataatagaaaatgatCCTTTAGAAGATCCTATAGAAGATCCTCTGAAGATAAATTTACCTGAAGTTGTCGACAAGTCTAtcaaaaagaggaagaagcaTTTGAGTGGGCAGAAGAACGTAAGATTGAgacatgcaaaaataaattcaaacatgtacaaaaataaatccaaACATGATAATATATCACTCTATACTGACACATCGACTTTAGATGGTTCAAATGTCAGTGTGCAACATAGAAATATAGCGCTACCTGATGTTCATAGTATTCATACTGTAAAAGATATATCTAACTATCaaggaaaaattaatgcattacctggaaatattatttcgattGGTAATGAGCTCAGTATGACAAATATGAAGGATAAAACTATCGTAAATATAACCAACAGTGGTCAAACAACAAACTTTGGCTGTAACGACGATAAAGGGATGACAGAAATGTTAATAAACAATACAGTGGAAGATAGAGCGACAAATAGTTTATTGAAAGACATAAAAAATGACACAATTTGCAAAATCCAATGTCCAATGAAAAGGAATTATGATGCTATAGTACAAAAAACTTCTGGATATCAAAATGAAAGTACAAAAAACGTTACTCTTATgaaacaaaatacatatgccAAGTTCAAAACTACTGCAACGTCCACAAAACAtggatcaataaaaaataaaaatctgataaaagCACCTCGATTAAGTGTACCGTCTCATTTATCACCGAGGGTTTCACAGCCTGAAAATACTGCTGCATGTAGTTTGCACTCGACTGCTGATatgaatatatcaaatattacgaTTTTGTCAGATTCGCAACCTGCATccacaaatataatacatgctcCACCTTCATTACTCTATCCAAATACAACTTTCCATCACGCAAACCCTCCTTTTCAAAATTCTAATCCTCCGATTTTGCAGAATGAATTAGAAGTGTCGCATATTGGAAATGATAATACACCAGAAAATATACCACAATTAGAGGATTTTTCGTTTATCATACCTGGTACTACTACTTTTCCAGTTATTAAGTCAGAAGGTAATAATTCCTTGTTTTTGAATAATCTTTTGTCTCCGTCGACGTTTAATCAATACAGCAATCTGAAATCAAAACCGTTGGGCAAGCCAATGTCTACGATTGATACGTCCAAGGAATGCGCAAGAAAATTCTGGAAGGATAATCCGCATGTTCGTTATTCGAGAGTTGCTCCTAAACCGGTTCAAATGCCTGATGTCATAGTAAATAAAGGCATTATTCATATTCAAAAACCGCCGTTATCTATGTTACCAAAGACAAATACAATGTTTATGTCACGCTCTGCCATGTGTAGTTATCCTCAAATTGGACCTGTCAATAACAACATGACGTATTTACAAAGTACTGATACATCGACTACTGCGAATTCTGTATCCGTAACTGTTCCAAACAGCCCGAAACAAACTAAGGGTGTATCGCGCCAAAAGTCGCAGAAAGGACAAACATCGCGTAAAAAGTCATCTATGAAGAATAACAAGTCGAACAAtaacacaattataaataCGACTCGAACAAATGTCGCGAGTACTTCCATCGGAACACAAGTTAACCATCCTATCGACCTACCTGCATTGACCTATAATCTGCCTAATGCGGACACGGATCTTCTATTGCGAATTACAAATACACAAGGGACAATATATTCGAATATGCATTCTTCGAGCGAAAAGAAACCGGCTGTAAGTGAACTTACGCAACCTAGCGAAAGCGAAAATATAACAAGTTCCAATATATCCGACAATAAGGCGCAGGACTTAATAAAGGCGGTTCATACTCCGAATTTATCCCCATCTAATAtgaaacaaaaacaaatatctATCTTGAGAAAGAAATCCAAAGAAAAGTCGAAGAAATCTACAACAAAGAAAAAGCAAACGACGACTATTGCTGTTGAAGTTACGAGAGATCAAATCGATGCAATGTCAACCCAATTTGCCGATGTCTCGCAATCCAGTGGCAATTCCCAACCAGTTACATCAATGATACCGGGACACATTTCAGAGATGATTTACCCGAATATACCGAATAACGATCTATTGAGagcgtttaataattattggagCGCCCAAGTTTCGCACTGTGCAGTGTGCGCCACTTTTGCCTCTTCTACGAGCGGAAACAGTAGAGTAATGCCACCTGATTGGAGGTATTGCCAATCAACTACATTACCTGAAAGCACGACGATATgg ATATCTGCCAGTATTTTTGCGGCCAATTCTAAGGAACAGGCTATGGAGCCGGAAAACAACAAACTCCTGCGATGTAGAGAGTGCCACGTGACTGTTCACGCGTCCTGCTACGGTATAACTATATTACCTACAGATATCCGAAATTGGGCCTGCGACAGATGTAAAGCCGGTAGAAACGATGTA ATGTGTTGTTTATGCCCGATGTTCGGCGGTCCGTTGAAACGTACCAGCGACAGCCGATGGGCACACATCTTGTGCACGCTTATGGTACCGGGAGCTACTTTCAAGGATGCTATAAATAAAGATCCCATCAATGTGTTGACGATTATGGCGGACTCGTGTCACAAGAAATGTTACTTCTGCGGACAGGATGGCGGAGCGTGTCTGAAATGTAATCAATGTACCAACGTGTTTCATCCCTCTTGTGGTCTTGCAGCGGGTGCCACATTTATTATACCGGTATACAACTCGCAAAAACTTCAG GTAACATGTAACGGACACGACGAGGGCAAGGGAAAAATACCGCAGATAAGGCAGGGTGAAATCGTTTGGGCAAAACATCGAAATACCAGATATTATCAAGCCAAAGTCGAATCTATTcaagatattcttttttacatgGTTACATTTAATGATAACAGCTTCAGCGATGATTTATATCCTTCTGATATAATT AATTATGATCCTGGAAATACACCGCCACCCGGAGCTGCGGTGACTGTAAATTGGACAGATGGACAAACATATGATGGTGTCTTTGAAGGTACAAATCATCGGATAATGTTTACT GTGATTTTCGAGGACGGCTCGCAACTCGTTTTAAAGCGCAACGAAATTCACAGTTTACAAGAAGATATGCCAAAAAGAGTGCGTTCTCGTTTG CGCCACTAA